A stretch of Podospora bellae-mahoneyi strain CBS 112042 chromosome 5, whole genome shotgun sequence DNA encodes these proteins:
- a CDS encoding hypothetical protein (EggNog:ENOG503P76M; COG:S): MFIPTSTLTTLAVAFLSLASAAPTTPAPASPLEVEAREIAARARGQFTWYNTGLGACGKWNNDGELVVALNRHVFDPQTPNGNPNNNPLCGRMIRASYKGKTVDVRVVDRCPGCAAGDLDLSPTAFQRLASLGTGRITGDWWWI, encoded by the coding sequence ATGTTCATCCCAACCAGCacactcaccaccctcgcggtggccttcctttccctcgcCTCCGCAGCCCCCACCACACCCGCCCCGGCCTCTCCCCTCGAGGTTGAAGCCCGTGAGATTGCTGCCCGCGCTAGAGGACAGTTCACTTGGTACAACACCGGCCTGGGCGCCTGCGGAAAGTGGAACAACGACGGTGAGCTCGTTGTTGCGCTTAACCGCCATGTATTTGATCCTCAGACCCCGAATGGGAACCCTAACAACAATCCTTTGTGTGGGAGGATGATTCGGGCTAGCTATAAAGGGAAAACGGTTGATGTTAGGGTTGTGGATAGATGCCCTGGGTGCGCTGCTGGTGATTTGGACTTGAGCCCGACTGCGTTTCAGAGGTTGGCGTCGCTTGGTACAGGGAGGATTACGGGGGattggtggtggatttgA
- a CDS encoding hypothetical protein (EggNog:ENOG503NYGQ; COG:S), whose translation MKNDDTHKPDPEALIKEAVEKNKAALFGSLQNLPFENFSPVGLSSVIKINSATRSGNVVGNNFHQRSDFILPGEDIEISRASSVKKVWEIFDQKDGAEVLRIVKRSAGMKRIFRSLSSGTVGENSNVGPFVRRAFIVLKAEDSVAGKNAKQRRLRKVIYNLFTDQMRQDLGKVHGSSPLPQ comes from the exons ATGAAGAATGACGACACCCACAAGCCCGACCCTGAGGCGCTCAtcaaggaggctgttgaAAAGAACAAGGCCGCATTGTTTGGGTCTCTCCAAAACCTGCCTTTTGAGAACTTCTCCCCCGTGGGCCTCAGCAGTGTCATCAAGATCAACTCGGCGACGCGGAGCGGTAACGTTGTGGGCAACAATTTCCACCAGAGATCGGATTTCATCCTGCCTGGAGAGGACATCGAGATCTCCCGGGCCAGCAGTGTCAAGAAA GTGTGGGAAATCTTTGATCAGAAGGATGGCGCCGAGGTCCTCAGGATCGTCAAAAGATCGGCGGGCATGAAAAGGATCTTCAGGTCTCTCTCCTCGGGGACTGTCGGTGAGAACAGCAACGTTGGGCCCTTTGTACGGCGTGCATTCATTGTGCTCAAGGCTGAAGATTCGGTGGCGGGCAAAAATGCAAAGCAGAGGCGGTTGAGGAAGGTTATCTATAACCTTTTTACAGATCAGATGAGACAGGATTTGGGGAAGGTTCATGGTTCTTCACCTTTGCCACAGTAG
- a CDS encoding hypothetical protein (EggNog:ENOG503P2Z4; COG:O; MEROPS:MER0004928) — translation MKLPFSLTASAALCVAAGSALSIDRREPYQIYRFPGRIPGLGGNEAQQDVGSTWSSGVNIPLEVWRRGKTDLQWVGEISVGTPPQRFKVIFDTGSPYLLLPRDNCTTCSPEQNLFNPSLSSTFSSSPGIPLQLFFGTAGGGTRPTNTSQGANCTAVTDTVAISSPPITGYDQQFLLCDYYSSGLATQPADGIFGLGPLPTDFWPDQASNTTAEFETAYWNWINNTGGDLGPEFGFYLLGPKPQLTVGGTDARLYYPSTVRTIGLDVQLSIMRASWVAGLRAVRVNSQYLLSNTSSAIRDDVTLLDTGSAIVLTPDFTTAAQIYNFLSPEIGPLDNLGSWGGPCEVLDEIAWTEDITFTVGTGERSVEVGLVKGAFNLGVFDDSRPGICQAVFVSPTQTAREPIRGRLAWVLGTPVLKGYYTVWNGREMEVRFGELKTGRGGEWVKGNGKRGKGWGKGFGKGKGRGVWGL, via the exons ATGAAGCTTCCCTTCTCACTCACCGCCAGCGCGGCGCTCTGTGTAGCTGCTGGATCAGCTCTCTCCATCGACCGCCGCGAGCCATACCAGATCTACAGGTTCCCTGGGAGAATCCCCGGGCTTGGAGGGAATGAAGCGCAGCAGGATGTCGGGTCGACGTGGTCGTCGGGAGTCAACATCCCTCTCGAAGTCTGGCGAAGGGGAAAGACTGATCTTcagtgggtgggtgagatTAGTGTCGGGACTCCCCCGCAGAGATT CAAAGTCATCTTTGACACTGGCTCACcttacctcctcctcccgcggGACAATTGCACGACATGCTCCCCAGAGCAGAACTTGTTCAACCCTTCTTTGTCCTCGACGTTTTCTTCCAGTCCGGGGATTCCGCTGCAGCTGTTTTTTGGGACGGCGGGCGGGGGGACGAGGCCGACGAATACCTCCCAGGGAGCGAACTGCACGGCTGTTACGGATACGgtcgccatctcctcccctcctatCACTGGCTATGACCAGCAGTTTCTGCTTTGCGATTATTACTCCTCTGGCTTGGCGACCCAACCAGCAGATGGCATCTTCGGGCTCGGACCTTTACCGACAGACTTTTGGCCAGACCAGGCGAGTAACACGACGGCGGAGTTTGAGACGGCGTATTGGAACTGGATCAACAACACTGGTGGTGATCTTGGGCCGGAGTTTGGGTTTTATCTGTTGGGGCCAAAACCGCAGTTGACGGTTGGGGGGACGGATGCAAGGTTGTATTACCCTTCTACCGTCCGCACCATCGGCCTTGATGTTCAGCTTTCGATTATGAGGGCGAGTTGGGTTGCGGGGTTGAGAGCGGTTAGAGTCAACAGCCAGTACCTCCTGAGCAACACCAGTTCTGCAATCCGTGACGACGTCACGCTGCTGGACACGGGGTCGGCGATTGTTCTCACGCCTGATTTCACCACCGCGGCGCAAATCTACAATTTTCTCTCGCCTGAGATTGGGCCGCTGGATAAtcttgggagttggggagggcCATGTGAAGTGTTGGATGAGATCGCCTGGACGGAAGATATCACTTTTACGGTTGGGACTGGGGAGAGgtcggtggaggtggggttggtgaagggggcTTTTAACCtgggggtgtttgatgactCTAGGCCCGGGATCTGTCAAGCGGTGTTTGTCAGCCCGACGCAGACGGCGAGGGAGCCGATTAGGGGGAGGCTGGCGTGGGTTTTGGGGACGCCGGTGTTGAAGGGGTATTATACTGTTTGGaatgggagggagatggaggttaggtttggggagttgaagacggggagaggtggggagTGGGTTAAGGGcaatgggaagagggggaaggggtgggggaagggatttgggaaggggaaggggaggggggtctGGGGGCTTTAG
- a CDS encoding hypothetical protein (EggNog:ENOG503P597) yields the protein MANIPPSLGASCPSGGTFYVCLGKKTEFIGCCTINPCTTGYQREPGTCPPENLRPASFSKDSYLDLPAQECDSSDSSALWWTCAHNTPPFLGCCKINPCQRKSCSTDRLVAAHLSPDPDNRQIFVGASPTTTSIEPTSTTQSTPTATPTPTTGADPRPELSTTTPSSNSGLPPAAIGGIAAGPAVLFLALIAFLLWRWRRNVRQSQENHIRPFVTEAGGYQPTPTFKPVGYEPTVTSTFSSPESTPYLQNSFPGFGHPPKQAGIGGSPSPYDPHHSFQAYQPHGHSRTVSEFSQTPTYYHQSPPMGPSPNMAELSATDSTAFRMGHNVPTELATTGPMRGPVGGQR from the exons ATGGCAAACATCCCTCCTTCCCTCGGCGCGAGTTGCCCCAGTGGTGGCACCTTTTATGTTTGTCTTGGAAAGAAGACTGAGTTCATCGGCTGCTGCACCATCAACCCGTGCACCACTGGGTATCAGAGAGAACCGGGAACGTGTCCCCCAGAAAACCTTCGGCCAGCATCCTTCTCCAAGGACAGCTACCTTGATCTTCCAGCCCAGGAATGCGACAGTTCGGATTCGAGCGCATTGTGGTGGACCTGTGCTCACAACACACCACCCTTCTTGGGTTGTTGCAAGATAAACCCATGTCAGAGAAAATCGTGCTCGACCGACCGGCTTGTTGCTGCCCACCTCAGTCCTGACCCGGATAATCGCCAAATCTTCGTTGGAGCTTCACCCACGACCACTAGCATTGAGCCGACCTCGACAACTCAGAGCACACCAACCGCcacaccaactccaaccacGGGCGCTGATCCGCGACCAGAgctctcaaccaccacgcCAAGCTCAAACAGTGGCCTTCCCCCGGCAGCAATCGGGGGCATAGCGGCAGGACCTGCTGTCCTTTTCCTCGCCCTCATTGCCTTCCTTCTCTGGAGATGGCGACGCAATGTACGACAGAGTCAAGAAAACCACATCAGACCATTCGTGACAGAGGCAGGTGGCTATCAGCCAACTCCAACCTTCAAACCTGTCGGCTATGAGCCAACCGTGACCTCGACCTTCAGCAGCCCCGAGAGCA CTCCTTATCTGCAAAATTCCTTCCCTGGATTCGGTCACCCGCCCAAGCAAGCAGGGATTGGAGGATCACCTTCGCCATATGATCCACACCACTCATTCCAAGCATACCAACCGCACGGCCACAGCCGAACCGTCTCGGAGTTCTCGCAGACGCCTACCTACTATCACCAGTCCCCGCCGATGGGGCCGAGCCCGAATATGGCGGAGTTGTCAGCGACTGACTCGACGGCTTTCAGGATGGGGCATAATGTGCCGACTGAACTTGCGACGACTGGGCCGATGCGTGGTCCTGTGGGAGggcaaagatga
- a CDS encoding hypothetical protein (EggNog:ENOG503P2F0), which yields MTHHLPSRRDWQTRFEVEDMRCLWDLPPLATPVPGGNGDSRTPAQQSHCSMHGTKMEWGRRQLKAIGRRRIISRPRHNYLELPTTGGNRPTSSLLMMAFTRVRTMMLLLLSNSITICHAIPSPNLKIQTYITHHSGNTDEVLNVPLYRTTVTNAMIASGPNSQSARESNSNMSCFSLGYGLSARDCEYMASIGMFDQGRNAIYNNGKMWIGRDGPNTFTFINGAGVPIILVMWYAFNKDNTSSFMNIRRPEITYSLPETGSAVEISAANGVPGGWSMIYNYSTPLSEYGQIRNTFGEFSTGDYATVDVSRLVNMAGNSVTVRVFGHQPVDTTLQPVCVTDMRTCAYVCTSRSVGSCGATGSYQLVNCGGPNAVEGIDEHGNPTGGCQGWTNGGHIEVIFL from the exons ATGActcaccaccttccttcCCGGCGTGACTGGCAAACACGATTTGAAGTTGAGGATATGAGGTGTTTATGGGACTTGCCGCCGCTTGCGACGCCGGTGCCAGGAGGTAACGGTGACAGTCGCACGCCAGCTCAGCAGTCACACTGCTCGATGCATGGAACAAAGATGGAATGGGGCCGTCGTCAACTCAAGGCAATAGGACGACGACGCATCATTTCTCGGCCCAGGCATAACTACCTTGAATTGCCTACAACGGGTGGGAATCGTCCAACTTCGTCGCTATTGATGATGGCCTTCACACGTGTACGCACCATGATGCTGTTGcttctcagcaacagcatcaccatctgCCATGCAATACCATCTCCAAACCTCAAAATCCAGACCTATATTACGCACCATAGTGGCAATACGGATGAGGTGCTGAATGTCCCCTTGTACCG GACCACAGTCACAAATGCCATGATAGCCTCGGGGCCGAACTCCCAATCTGCCCGAGAGAGTAACAGCAATATGTCGTGCTTCTCCCTCGGTTACGGTCTTTCAGCTCGAGACTGCGAGTACATGGCGTCAATCGGCATGTTCGACCAAGGCCGGAACGCCATCTACAACAACGGCAAGATGTGGATTGGGCGGGACGGGCCGAAcaccttcaccttcatcaaCGGTGCTGGGGTGCCGATCATTCTCGTCATGTGGTACGCTttcaacaaggacaacactTCCAGTTTTATGAATATCCGCCGTCCCGAGATCACGTACTCACTCCCCGAGACCGGAAGCGCAGTCGAGATCTCTGCTGCGAATGGGGTGCCGGGGGGTTGGTCAATGATTTACAACTACTCTACTCCGCTGAGCGAGTATGGGCAGATCAGGAACACGTTCGGGGAGTTCAGCACGGGCGATTACGCCACGGTTGAtgtgtcgaggttggtgaatATGGCGGGAAACTCGGTGACCGTTAGAGTGTTTGGCCACCAGCCTGTCGACACCACTCTACAGCCTGTATGCGTCACTGATATGCGCACTTGCGCGTATGTGTGCACCAGCAGGAGTGTGGGATCGTGCGGAGCGACGGGGAGTTATCAGTTGGTGAACTGTGGCGGACCCAacgcggtggaggggattgaTGAACACGGGAATCCCACCGGCGGTTGTCAGGGGTGGACGAATGGGGGTCATATCGAAGTTATTTTCCTTTGA
- the SFH5 gene encoding Non-classical phosphatidylinositol transfer protein (PITP) (COG:U; EggNog:ENOG503P036), translated as MSDANKTTDAVAPADAPVVAPEPVTATAPATEPAAKPEAPVTAAITSATEPTAAATTTTAAPAATETTGDAKPETEKEASPLAQLWEAAKNHGHPEIWGVPLADPANHIPSQIVFQKYLNANDGDLAKARDQLIKTLDWRKKSDPLDLVRRMYSKSKFEGLGFVTTYVVDGKEVDEPEEREIFTWNIYGGVKSIDETFGNLEEFINWRVALMELALQELNICGAIKPITADYDPYKLFQVHDYKSISFLRSPPHVKSASAETIKVFAQNYPELLKEKFFVNVPAIMGFVYGFMKLFVAPKTIKKFHPMSNGANLAKEFAESRIKGLGEKLPAEYGGKGGELKAVGKEPFLTAE; from the exons ATGAGCGACGCAAACAAAACCACCGACGCTGTGGCTCCCGCCGACGCGCCGGTAGTCGCACCGGAGCCTGTCACCGCCACGGCCCCAGCTACCGAACCCGCTGCGAAGCCGGAGGCGcccgtcaccgccgccatcacctcAGCCACAGAGcccaccgctgccgccacaaccaccactgctGCGCCTGCCGCTACAGAGACAACCGGTGATGCCAAACCTGAGACAGAAAAGGAAGCCTCTCCACTCGCCCAGCTCTGGGAAGCCGCCAAGAACCATGGTCACCCTGAGATCTGGGGTGTGCCCCTTGCCGACCCGGCCAACCACATTCCCAGCCAGATCGTTTTCCAAAAGTATCTCAACGCCAACGATGGCGACCTCGCCAAGGCCAGAGACCAGCTGATCAAGACTTTGGACTGGCGCAAGAAGTCTGACCCGTTGGACCTGGTGCGCAGGATGTACTCCAAGTCTAAGTTTGAAGGGCTGGGGTTTGTCACCACCTATGTCGTGGACGgcaaggaggttgatgaacccgaggagagagagatcTTTACCTGGAACATTTACGGTGGTGTGAAGAGCATTGATGAGACCTTTGGCAATCTGGAGGA GTTCATCAACTGGCGCGTCGCCCTCATGGAACTCGCCCTCCAAGAGCTCAACATCTGCGGTGCCATCAAGCCCATCACCGCCGACTACGACCCCTACAAGCTCTTCCAGGTCCATGACTACAAgtccatctccttcctccgctcccctcctcacGTCAAGTCTGCTAGCGCCGAGACCATCAAGGTCTTTGCGCAGAACTACCCCGAGCTGCTCAAGGAGAAGTTCTTTGTCAATGTCCCAGCTATCATGGGCTTTGTCTACGGCTTCATGAAGCTGTTTGTCGCTCCCAAGACCATCAAGAAGTTCCATCCCATGTCCAATGGCGCGAACCTGGCCAAGGAGTTTGCCGAGAGCAGGATCAAGGGgctgggggagaagttgCCGGCTGAGTACGGTGGTAAGGGCGGGGAGTTGAAGGCTGTGGGGAAGGAGCCTTTTTTGACGGCGGAGTAA
- a CDS encoding hypothetical protein (EggNog:ENOG503P3J5) gives MPLITGLHHVNLIVPPNTLPEANAFYGKTLGLTPRPVPQLQKDRLAWFDIGTSGQQVHIAFGRPEVDFTEEAKGASRHPCFKVGSLEELGELQRRVWGHFRGVGEEWERGRPLGCDEPGKEDSGAKGVEYPTRFFARDYAGNRLEFTL, from the exons ATGCCCCTCATAACCGGCCTCCACCAT GTCAACCTCATCGTcccacccaacaccctccccgaaGCCAACGCGTTCTACGGGAAGACGTTGGGTCTGACGCCCCGGCCGGTGCCGCAGTTGCAGAAGGACAGGCTGGCGTGGTTTGATATCGGGACGTCGGGGCAGCAGGTTCATATTGCTTTTGGGAGGCCAGAGGTTGATTTCACTGAGGAGGCGAAAGGGGCGTCGAGGCATCCGTGTTTCAAGGTTGGGAGTTTGGAGGAGCTAGGGGAGTTGcagaggagggtttgggggcattttaggggggtgggggaggagtgggaacGGGGAAGGCCGTTGGGGTGTGATGAGCCGGGGAAGGAGGATTCTG GTGCAAAAGGGGTCGAGTACCCGACGAGGTTCTTTGCGCGGGATTATGCAGGAAATCGGTTGGAATTTACGCTGTga
- a CDS encoding hypothetical protein (CAZy:AA3; EggNog:ENOG503NYBM; COG:E) — protein MGEHLLLGFTYRVGEMPTPRLRSMSDLERWRWRGNVTLKRMATDEIYDFIIVGGGPAGSALAYGLSQCPQPPKVLILEAGGDNEDKKLRVDGQRWLTFTKEGMNWGYKTTPQEFCNNREIDYSRGKGLGGSTAINFGVFTVGAKDDYDTWAEVTGDDDFAWDKINDRFKRIVTVHPEVPPGTDKKYASLTQNGSNGPVHVGYAAEFEEDLLPLLEQFEQGGFPLNSDHNSGNPLGMSVLISSAYRGLRSTSKDLLANLPPSFTVLTNSPVQRIIFDSNKKAAGVESNSRVFHAKNEVLLSAGALDSPRVLMHSGVGPADQLSQFNIPIIADIPSVGQNLRDHCFVPLVYKRSPNSLTPLSSRSAFWSDQTQMDVALEQWKTNPGATPVNPWGKYACELGIGFFKLDSITSSKEFLSLPEEEKKYLNKETIPHYEVITHFPMHWFLPGFPTNRGTNTLIDYTCFLVFLYNAQTLGTVRLQSSDPAVPLLFDPRFLAHEFDRKAAVESLREIVKFTESENFKQGVDVDGIIAGPKGKDAGDEELLEYWKENISSSWHMTGTCKMGEVVDADFKVKGVEGVRVVDMSAVPVLVSGHTQAVAYVTGYTAAEKILREYGL, from the exons ATGGGTGAGCACTTGCTTCTTGGCTTCACATATCGGGTTGGTGAGATGCCGACCCCGCGCCTACGATCAATGAGCGACCTCGagaggtggagatggaggggaaaTGTTACACTCAAAAGG ATGGCAACGGACGAGATCTATGACTTTATCATTGTTGGTG GTGGTCCAGCTGGCAGCGCTCTGGCGTATGGCCTGTCTCAATGCCCGCAGCCGCCCAAAGTTCTCATCCTTGAGGCAGGTGGTGACAATGAAGATAAGAAGCTTCGTGTCGATGGTCAGCGCTGGTTGACGTTCACGAAAGAGGGGATGAACTGGGGATATAAAACCACCCCTCAAGAATTTTGCAATAACCGTGAGATTGACTACTCTCGTGGCAAAGGCCTTGGCGGATCAACCGCCATCAACTTTGGTGTCTTTACCGTGGGTGCCAAAGACGACTACGACACTTGGGCCGAGGTGACCGGAGATGATGACTTTGCATGGGACAAGATCAACGACCGGTTCAAGAGGATTGTGACAGTACACCCGGAAGTTCCTCCGGGGACAGATAAGAAGTATGCCTCGCTCACACAAAATGGCAGCAATGGTCCGGTCCACGTAGGGTATGCCGCTGAGTTCGAAGAGGACCTCCTCCCGCTTCTTGAGCAGTTCGAGCAAGGCGGCTTCCCCCTGAACTCAGACCACAATTCTGGCAACCCTCTGGGCATGTCGGTTCTCATCAGCTCAGCCTATCGCGGCCTCAGATCAACAAGCAAAGACCTTCTTGCCAACCTCCCGCCGAGTTTCACCGTCTTGACCAACTCCCCCGTGCAGAGGATCATTTTCGACTCCAACAAGAAAGCCGCCGGCGTCGAGTCCAACTCTCGGGTCTTTCACGCCAAGAACGAAGTCCTTCTCTCCGCTGGCGCCCTGGACTCGCCTCGGGTTTTGATGCACTCCGGCGTCGGCCCGGCAGATCAGCTCTCCCAGTTCAATATCCCGATCATTGCTGACATACCCTCGGTCGGCCAGAATCTCCGCGACCACTGCTTCGTCCCGCTTGTATATAAACGCTcacccaactccctcacGCCTCTCTCCTCCCGTTCAGCCTTTTGGTCTGATCAGACACAAATGGATGTGGCTCTTGAGCAGTGGAAGACCAACCCTGGTGCTACACCCGTCAACCCCTGGGGCAAATACGCCTGTGAACTCGGCATTGGCTTCTTCAAGCTTGACTCTATAACCAGCTCAAAGGAGTTCCTGTCCCTgccagaagaggagaagaaatACTTGAACAAAGAGACCATTCCGCATTACGAAGTCATCACGCACTTCCCCATGCATTGGTTTCTCCCAGGCTTTCCCACAAACCGAGGAACCAACACTCTTATCGATTACacctgcttcttggtcttccTCTACAACGCCCAGACTTTGGGGACTGTCAGACTCCAATCATCTGACCCGGCGGTGCCATTGTTGTTTGACCCCAGGTTCTTGGCTCATGAGTTTGACCGGAAGGCTGCCGTGGAGTCATTGAGGGAGATAGTCAAGTTTACTGAGAGTGAAAATTTCAAGcagggggtggatgtggatgggATTATTGCTGGTCCGAAGGGGAAGGAcgccggtgatgaggaaCTGCTGGAGTATTGGAAGGAAAATATCTCTAGTAGTTGGCACATGACGGGGACGTGTAAaatgggggaggtggtggatgctgACTTTaaggtgaagggggtggagggggtgagggtggtggatatgaGTGCTGTGCCTGTGTTGGTCAGTGGGCATACGCAGGCTGTTGCAT ATGTTACGGGATATACGGCCGCGGAGAAAATTTTGAGAGAGTATGGGCTTTGA
- a CDS encoding hypothetical protein (EggNog:ENOG503PDFR; COG:B) — protein sequence MKRLPATIPLLVISTFSSSVLASVQYTTCLPTPLLSSPIPTCPLESDGSFWSPTPWCPTPSDGYESGPPDCIFTTPHIRNQGLSVITFPPLAAALISPALDDSLVPPPFRRFNTSAEKWKIAPLPNRGLGLVATGNFKQHETIMVGFPVLIVRLEFINGDRYSAKNKRRMLDVAVGNLPEETRREVEGLARSNPSNEKDWVVDVLRTNGFGIEIAGEGHLALFLEGSRVNHNCRPNAFWRWVPSKMAMEVVALRGIGKGEEVAHSYAPLGYTYEQRKAVLQPWGFQCQCALCAAPAREREAADDRRDRILEIYQTLGKAAELGSVERVDQLVREAMMLIEKEELQPQLVEYYAHFARAYIELNELKKAGVFIQRADEMWLLYGGEEHENVDGMSELWKQFAEAVSEMEED from the exons ATGAAGCGCCTCCCtgccaccatccccctcctcgtcatctctaccttctcctcttcagtTCTCGCATCCGTCCAATACACAAcctgcctccccacccccctcctctcctcccctaTCCCAACCTGCCCCCTCGAGTCAGACGGCAGTTTCTGGTCCCCCACCCCCTGGTGCCCAACCCCATCAGACGGCTACGAGTCCGGACCCCCCGATtgcatcttcaccaccccccacatCCGCAACCAAGGCCTTTCCGtcatcaccttcccccccttagCCGCAGCTTTAATTTCCCCTGCCCTTGATGACTCCCTcgttccccctcccttccgcCGCTTCAACACCTCCGCAGAAAAATGGAAAATcgcccctctccccaaccgcGGCCTTGGTCTGGTTGCAACAGGCAACTTCAAGCAACACGAGACAATAATGGTTGGCTTTCCCGTCTTGATCGTCAGGTTGGAGTTTATCAATGGGGATCGGTACTCggccaagaacaagaggaggatgctTGATGTGGCGGTGGGAAATCTGCCcgaggagacgaggagggaggtggaggggttggcgaggagtaATCCTAGCAATGAAAAGGATTGGG TCGTGGACGTGCTAAGGACAAACGGCTTCGGGATTGAGATCGCGGGGGAGGGACACTTGGCGCTTTTTCTTGAGGGGTCGAGGGTGAATCACAACTGCAGGCCGAATGCGttttggaggtgggtgcCGAGTAAGATGGCTATGGAAGTGGTTGCTCTGAGAGGAAtcggaaagggggaggaggtggcgcaTAGCT ATGCACCGCTCGGGTACACTTACGAGCAGAGGAAGGCGGTCCTTCAGCCGTGGGGGTTTCAGTGTCAGTGTGCACTTTGCGCTGCGCCGgcaagggagagggaggctgcTGATGATCGGAGAGACAGGATCCTGGAGATCTACCAGACGTTGGGGAAGGCTGCTGAGTTGGGGAGTGTGGAGAGGGTTGACCAGCTGGTCAGGGAggcgatgatgttgatcGAAAAAGAAGAACTACAGCCGCAGCTGGTGGAGTATTATGCCCATTTTGCCAGAGCTTACATCGAGCTGAACGAGCTGAAAAAGGCAGGGGTATTTATCCAGAGAGCAGACGAGATGTGGCTTTTAtatggaggagaagagcatGAAAATGTTGATGGGATGTCTGAGTTATGGAAGCAGTTTGCCGAGGCAGTATCGGAGATGGAAGAAGACTGA
- a CDS encoding hypothetical protein (EggNog:ENOG503PDC0) gives MPPSKRTSLQAQSSASKDQKKKKNITTTAGPPTATTAPEESEPMSPRNSITVAHRTMPPPPATRARSSSASSKSGSSSLSSSHSSPPPASAPKEKAMPTPVSDEVEMRSPTSAKAAPVSTSPSAKTNGNPVVNSDTNGTVDDIPPVVHAKGTLQVIAPRKAHSQMMQPAYSFEFCNNIDEITVRQLEEDIAAYHNDMAFVQAQLSDETLTPQESRTFQLRLLDLGHQIRHCRHRIEQISFQNRKMVKPIGYSRPAYTNAFTPMVPAATGGINGTSSFTAKQRPDDTVSSTLTTSKRPAEDDEDEGMTDGPSKRAKQSPSPITGTQLTEEYDLSEIEIVDTGEEGDLPGVITVLQRLGFWKCRLCCSPKYLLAGSGRSPAAPCKWPLKDISKMITHFTEMHSEHSVNERCYELGIALAKNRGPFEYWLRRTRNQNIGDGRCLDEAIYKLVNGQMPALLRQHSRAAAGVAME, from the exons ATGCCTCCGTCAAAGAGAACCTCATTACAGGCGCAATCTTCTGCCTCCAAAGACCAA aagaagaagaaaaacatcaccacaacaGCTGGCccaccaacggcaacaacCGCACCAGAGGAGTCAGAGCCTATGTCTCCTCGTAATAGCATCACGGTAGCACATCGAACcatgcctcctcctcccgctacACGCgctcgcagcagcagcgctaGCAGCAAGTCAGGGTCAAGCTCTCTTTCATCCAGCCACAGCAGTCCGCCTCCAGCCAGTGCacccaaggagaaggcgatgCCAACCCCAGTCTCggacgaggtggagatgAGGTCTCCAACAAGTGCGAAGGCTGCTCCAGTATCAACCAGCCCCAGTGCTAAGACTAACGGCAATCCCGTGGTCAACTCCGATACCAACGGTACTGTAGATGACATCCCGCCAGTGGTACACGCCAAGGGCACACTTCAGGTCATCGCTCCCAGGAAGGCCCACTCACAGATGATGCAACCAGCTTACTCTTTTGAGTTTTGCAACAATATCGATGAGATCACTGTGCGTCAACTGGAAGAGGACATTGCTGCCTACCACAACGACATGGCCTTTGTTCAAGCCCAACTCTCGGATGAAACTCTGACCCCTCAAGAGTCCCGCACTTTCCAACTGCGGttgcttgatcttggccaccAGATTCGCCATTGCAGGCACCGGATCGAACAGATTTCATTCCAGAACCGCAAGATGGTCAAACCAATTGGTTACAGCCGTCCTGCATACACCAATGCCTTTACCCCTATGGTCCCAGCAGCGACTGGCGGCATCAATGGCACGTCCTCCTTCACCGCCAAGCAGCGCCCTGACGACACGGTGTCTTCGACGCTGACAACGTCGAAGCGCCCTGctgaagacgatgaggatgaaggaATGACGGATGGACCCTCCAAGAGAGCCAAGCAGTCCCCTTCACCGATCACAGGAACCCAACTCACCGAAGAGTACGATTTGAGCGAGATCGAGATCGTTGACAcgggtgaagagggcgacTTACCTGGCGTCATCACTGTTCTTCAGCGTCTCGGGTTTTGGAAGTGCCGCCTCTGCTGCTCTCCCAAGTATTTGCTCGCGGGCAGTGGTAGGTCACCGGCTGCGCCATGCAAGTGGCCACTGAAGGACATCAGCAAAATGATTACGCATTTTACGGAAATGCATAGCGAGCATAGCGTCAATGAGCGTTGTTATGAGTTGGGGATTGCGCTGGCCAAGAATCGCGGACCGTTTGAGTACTGGCTTCGGAGGACGAGGAATCAGAATATTGGGGATGGCAGGTGCCTTGACGAGGCAATTTATAAGTTGGTGAATGGGCAGATGCCCGCTCTGTTGAGGCAGCACAGTCGGGCGGCAGCGGGGGTTGCTATGGAGTAG